One Pseudorasbora parva isolate DD20220531a chromosome 4, ASM2467924v1, whole genome shotgun sequence genomic region harbors:
- the LOC137073747 gene encoding adhesion G protein-coupled receptor E1-like, producing the protein MAVNMGHPSTEPGPSDDLLLPLILDEEPIYVVKEILDSWEGYISEERPWSDSLMYLLNLVCVIVGLVFFSLALLTFALCQWSPGVNNVARINLCVSLLLAHLLFLLTQQFLSLIRRQQVLCAVISGVLHFLFLSGFVWMFIEAVLLYICVKNLSHISSKKTEVLSSGFLCVIGYTLPLVVVSVSVGLVPEGYGSEDCWIKQDKGFNWSFSGPVCVILALNTILFINISINLYSALTKLNTEVSRMKQTKIMTFKTLAQFVVLGCSWILGFFSNDSQILEILFLILNSQQGTFIFLIYCVLNDEVRQQYRKCFRRLCCGLKPNNIKSVQKKC; encoded by the exons ATGGCTGTCAACATGGGACATCCCTCCACAGAGCCTGGTCCTAGTGACGACCTCCTCTTACCACTGATCCTTGACGAGGAACCCATCTATGTAGTAAAGGAGATCTTGGACTCTTGGGAGGGTTACATCTCTGAGGAGAGGCCCTGG AGCGACTCACTGATGTACCTGTTGAATTTGGTGTGTGTGATCGTGGGGCTGGTGTTCTTCAGTTTGGCCCTGTTGACCTTTGCCCTTTGTCAGTGGAGTCCTGGAGTGAATAATGTGGCTCGAATCAACCTCTGTGTGAGTCTGCTGTTGGCTCACCTTCTGTTCCTGCTCACACAACAGTTCCTGAGCCTCATACGCCGTCAGCAG GTGTTGTGTGCCGTGATATCAGGTGTGCTGCACTTCCTCTTTCTCTCCGGCTTTGTGTGGATGTTCATTGAAGCTGTGCTGCTCTATATATGTGTGAAGAACCTATCACACATCAGCTCCAAAAAGACGGAGGTGCTTAGCAGTGGATTCCTGTGTGTGATTGGATATACGCTTCCTCTGGTTGTGGTGAGCGTATCTGTCGGGCTGGTTCCTGAGGGATACGGCAGCGAAga CTGCTGGATTAAACAGGATAAAGGTTTCAACTGGAGTTTTTCGGGTCCTGTTTGTGTCATACTAGCA tTAAACACGATTCTCTTCATCAACATCAGCATCAATCTGTATTCTGCTCTCACGAAACTAAACACTGAAGTTTCACGGATGAAACAAACCAA gaTTATGACATTTAAAACACTGGCTCAGTTTGTGGTTCTTGGTTGCTCCTGGATTCTGGGTTTCTTCAGTAATGACAGTCAGATTCTGGAGATCCTCTTCCTGATCTTGAACTCCCAGCAGGGAACCTTCATCTTCCTGATCTATTGTGTCCTCAATGATGAG GTCAGACAGCAGTACAGGAAGTGCTTCAGACGTCTTTGCTGTGGACTCAAACCCAACAACATCAAAAGTGTCCAGAAAAAATGCTGA